TCTGAGGTGGGCCTGAAAAACGTAGTGGTCCGATGCTAGCCATATCCACTTCGACCACCGAGGGGCCTTGATGCTCAATGGCCTGCTTCACCACTGTTTTGAATTCGTCCAAGGACGACACCAGATACGCCTGGCACCCCATCGCCCGACCCACATCACGATAGCTAGGTGTGTGCAGCTGGTTGTAATACTGCCGATCTTCAAAGTAGCGCTTCTGTATGCCGCGCATCACGCCATAGCCGCCGTCATTCATCACCAGCAAGACCAGGTTGCTTTGCTCTTGCACCATCGTGGCCATTTCACCAATACCCAGCATCAAGCCCCCATCACCCACCAAGGCCACCACCTTCTTGTCCAGGTTCGCTTTGGCCGTACCGATCGCGTGTGCCAGCCCCAAGCCGATCGCCCCTGCCAAGGAGTGGATGTTTTGCAAGGGGGCTTGTACAGGGAACAGCCGACTGCCCCAGGTACTTCCGGACATGGTGATATCGCGCACCAGGATCGCATCTTCAGGCATGGCAGCACGCAGGGCAAAGCATAGCTCGGCATATGGCCCCAACTGTTCAGTCAATTGGAGTATGGCGGCTTCACGGGCCTGGGTAATCGCGGCATCATAGTCCGCATCGATAAAGCTGCAGCCCTGCAGATCTTGCACCAAGGCTGTCAGGGCTTCATTGGCCTCTGCGCAGACGAACTGGCTGATGGCGTAGTTTCGCTGTTGTGCAGCCGGGTTCGCATCAATTTGCAGGGTGTTGGCAGGAAACTGTATGGAATAGGTTTTGGTTTCATTGCTGCGCAAACGCGAACCGACCACCAAGACCAAATCCGCGTCGGCCAACAGCGTTTCCACTTCGGCGGTATTGTGAAATGCACCCAAACTACGAGGGTGACTATCTGCCAGGACGCCACGTGCATGTGTAGACGACACCACTGGAATCCCCATATCCGCCAACTGACGGACGGCTTTACCCGCTTTCAGGGTTCCCCCCCCTATCCAGAGCATGGGACGTTTTGCGGCTTTAACGGCTGCGGCCAGTCGGGCTCTGTCGCGCTCTTGCAAAGCAGGCAATTGCAAGGGGGCGGCCGGCTCCAGGGAGACAGGCCAGGCTATGTGTGCAGCCTGCACATCGATAGGAATCTCGACACTTACCGGCCCCATGGGAACGGTAGTCGCAACGCGTATGGCCTCTTGAATCATGCCCACCGCGTTCTCCGGGCTGGTGATGCGATACGCGGCTTTACTGGACGCGCGCAAGAAACCCAACTGATCTTTGGCTTCATGAATGAAACTGGCATCTCTATCCAGATACTCACGTTCAACTTGGCCCGTCAAATGCAGCACAGGGCTGGCAGCATTGCAGGCTTCGATAAGCGAGCCCACGGCATTGCCGGCCCCCGCCCCCGTGCTGGTCAAGGCCACGCCCAAACCAGTGAAACGCGATTCTGCGTCGGCCATGGTGACGCTACCCGCCTCGCCCCTGGCGCATACAAACTGCACCTGCTTGCGGCGGCCCAGCGCATCGGCAATGGGCAAATTGTGAATGGAAATCACGCCATACACATTGCGTACCTGGTGGCTCTCCAACACACGGGCAATGGCCTCACCCACGGAAATGGTTTCTGTCATGTTTGTGTCTCTCATCCTTCACACCATGGATCAGGCTGTGTACTCAGCCCCATATAAATACTTTTTTGCTGCATGTACGACAAAATACTCAGCCTGCCTTTCTCCCTGCCCACGCCGCTTTCTTTAAAACCGCCAAAGGGTGTGGAGATAGAGAATTTCTTGTAGGTATTAATCCAGACCGTGCCTACATCCAGTGCTCGGGCCAGTTGCCAAGCCTTGCGGTAGTTTTCAGTCCAAAGGCCGGCGGCCAAGCCGTAGACACTGTCATTGGCTTGCTGCAACAAGTCGTGCTCGTCCTCAAACGGCAATACCACCAGCACGGGGCCAAAGATCTCTTCCTGGCACACGCTGGCCCGGTTACCGAGCCCGGCAATAATGGTGGGGGCGTAGTAATTGCCTTGCGCCAGATCACCCTCGGTCAGACGGTACCCACCAACTACAATCTGCCCGCCCTCCTGTTCGGCGCGTCGCACGTAGGCGTCAACCGAATTCAAGTGTTTCTCGTCTATCAGTGGGCCAACTTGAGTCGCGGCGTGCTCGGGATGCCCCACACGCAGCGCTTGTGTTTTAGCGACCAAACGCTGCATAAAGGCCTCATACACGTTTGCGTGTACAAACAAGCGCGCACCGGCGATGCAAGCCTGCCCCGAGGAACTGAAAATGCCGTAGATCACCCCATTTACGGCCAGATCCAGATCGGCATCCTCCAACACCACCGTCGGCGACTTGCCTCCCAGCTCCAGGGAGGTACCAATCAAGCGCTCTGCTGCAATATGAGCCAGCTGACGTCCTGTGCTCGTCCCGCCTGTGAAGGAAATTTTCTTCACCAGTGGATGCTGCACAATGGCATTGCCCACGACTGAACCTTTACCCGGTAACACGCTTAGCAAGCCGGGAGGCAGCCCCGCTTGCTCAAACAGGCGCGCCAGTTCCAAGGCGATCAAGGATGTCGCTTCGGCTGGTTTCAAGATCACGGCATTACCCGCTGCCAAAGCGGGTGCCAGTTTTTGCACTTCAGAGGCAATGGGCGAGTTCCAGGGTGTGATGGCGGCCACCACCCCCAAGGGCTCATGCACACTCATGGTCAACCACTCTCTGGACCGGGCATTGGTCAGCTCTGTATCCAGGGTTTCCAGACACGCGGCGGTATAACGGGCCGTGGCGGCAGCACTCATCACCAAACCACGCGTTTCTGCCAGCGGTTTGCCGTTGTCTCTTGTTTGCAAAGCTGCCAGCTCGGCCACATTTTGCTCGATCAGATCGGCCACTTTATAGAGCACCCGAGCCCGCTCCACGGGCAAGCTATCGCGCCAGGAGGGCTCTTGCCAGGCCCGGTGCGCGGCTTGAACGGCCTCTTGCACATCTTCCAGGCTGGCGGTAGAAAACTCGGCATTCACGCTACCGTCTGCTGGAAAAATGCTGCGCGCAACCGCCCCCCGGCCTTGCCGCCAATGGCCGGCCAAAAATAATGCTTTCATGTTTTTCTCCGCCTAGATGACCAGGGCGTCACCCAGTTGATAGCAAGCGCGCACCACACTCAGTGCTGCCAAGGTGGACGTCTTAGGATTACTGGCTAAAGCGACGCCCTGCATTTCTATTTGCATCTCACCAAACGTTCCTTCGACACGGATACGATGCTGGTTTCGTGTCATGGCAGGATCAGCAATCAGCTCAACCTGAGTTGCGTCCATGCCCACCCCTGCCAGGGCGATGGTCGCTGCCACGTTTGCATTGGCCGGAAACTTCTGTGCCGCCTCACGAGCCGAACCTCGGAAAAATACGGTCGCTTCGGTTAGCGCATCCAAATCGACCAATTGCTCGGCATAGCTGCCTTTCCAACTGGCTGGTTTTTTACGCCCTTGATACACCACACTATCCAAACCCATTGTGCGTGCAGCGGCAATACCATCAACGCCCGCAATAGCGCCTGGCAAAATCTGTAGCTGTGCGCCCTGTGCAACCGCAAACTCACGTATCTCCTGCTCAAACACACTGTCGGCAAACGCCCCCACCGAAATCACAGCCAAAGGCAATTGGCGCTGCAATACTGCTTTGGCATGGGCTTTCAAACCAGCTTGCCCGGCCATCTCCAACACCAGATCTGGCGTTCCCACCATGTCATCCACATGGCTGATCACTTGCACAGCAGGCCCCAGCTCTTGCTGCATGGCGGCCACACCCGCTTCAGTGACAATCACCCATGCCAGTTCAATGGATTCAGGCAACAGGGCATGCACCGTTTTTGCCATGGCCCCATAGCCAATAAATGCTACTTTTTTCATCGTTCTGCCCTAAATTTCCTGACTAAACCCGCCAGACACGTCAATGACTGATCCCGTTGTATAGGAAGACAACGGCGACGCTAAAAACACCAAAGCCCGAGCCGCTTCCACAGGCTTGCCCAGACGTCCCATCGGTATGCCACGCTTGCGGGCAATGCCCGCCAGCCAATCCTCCCAGCTTTGATCAGGATCTGATCTATCCAGGTAGCGACGTTGCCACTGCCCGGACTCCACCATGCCAATCAAAATGGAGTTCACTCGAATGCCTGCAGCCACAAACTCTTTGGATAAACCTTTGCTCAAATTCAACAAACCCGCTCTGGCGGCTGAAGTTGCCATCATGTGCGGTTCAGGTTTGTAAGCCAGCAAGGAGTTCACATTGGCGATGGACGCAATGCTTGACTGGCGCAGATACGGCAAGGCGGCCCGCACGGGATTTAACACACT
This genomic window from Alcaligenes faecalis contains:
- a CDS encoding thiamine pyrophosphate-binding protein — encoded protein: MTETISVGEAIARVLESHQVRNVYGVISIHNLPIADALGRRKQVQFVCARGEAGSVTMADAESRFTGLGVALTSTGAGAGNAVGSLIEACNAASPVLHLTGQVEREYLDRDASFIHEAKDQLGFLRASSKAAYRITSPENAVGMIQEAIRVATTVPMGPVSVEIPIDVQAAHIAWPVSLEPAAPLQLPALQERDRARLAAAVKAAKRPMLWIGGGTLKAGKAVRQLADMGIPVVSSTHARGVLADSHPRSLGAFHNTAEVETLLADADLVLVVGSRLRSNETKTYSIQFPANTLQIDANPAAQQRNYAISQFVCAEANEALTALVQDLQGCSFIDADYDAAITQAREAAILQLTEQLGPYAELCFALRAAMPEDAILVRDITMSGSTWGSRLFPVQAPLQNIHSLAGAIGLGLAHAIGTAKANLDKKVVALVGDGGLMLGIGEMATMVQEQSNLVLLVMNDGGYGVMRGIQKRYFEDRQYYNQLHTPSYRDVGRAMGCQAYLVSSLDEFKTVVKQAIEHQGPSVVEVDMASIGPLRFSGPPQKKLY
- a CDS encoding aldehyde dehydrogenase; amino-acid sequence: MKALFLAGHWRQGRGAVARSIFPADGSVNAEFSTASLEDVQEAVQAAHRAWQEPSWRDSLPVERARVLYKVADLIEQNVAELAALQTRDNGKPLAETRGLVMSAAATARYTAACLETLDTELTNARSREWLTMSVHEPLGVVAAITPWNSPIASEVQKLAPALAAGNAVILKPAEATSLIALELARLFEQAGLPPGLLSVLPGKGSVVGNAIVQHPLVKKISFTGGTSTGRQLAHIAAERLIGTSLELGGKSPTVVLEDADLDLAVNGVIYGIFSSSGQACIAGARLFVHANVYEAFMQRLVAKTQALRVGHPEHAATQVGPLIDEKHLNSVDAYVRRAEQEGGQIVVGGYRLTEGDLAQGNYYAPTIIAGLGNRASVCQEEIFGPVLVVLPFEDEHDLLQQANDSVYGLAAGLWTENYRKAWQLARALDVGTVWINTYKKFSISTPFGGFKESGVGREKGRLSILSYMQQKSIYMGLSTQPDPWCEG
- a CDS encoding aspartate dehydrogenase → MKKVAFIGYGAMAKTVHALLPESIELAWVIVTEAGVAAMQQELGPAVQVISHVDDMVGTPDLVLEMAGQAGLKAHAKAVLQRQLPLAVISVGAFADSVFEQEIREFAVAQGAQLQILPGAIAGVDGIAAARTMGLDSVVYQGRKKPASWKGSYAEQLVDLDALTEATVFFRGSAREAAQKFPANANVAATIALAGVGMDATQVELIADPAMTRNQHRIRVEGTFGEMQIEMQGVALASNPKTSTLAALSVVRACYQLGDALVI
- a CDS encoding SDR family oxidoreductase, with the translated sequence MSFQVSGKVAVVTGGSSGIGLETVRLLLEQGAYVAWCGRDSGRLQDSWETMAACFESDRLYIQCCDVLNADAIKQFIEQVAQRFGGVDMLINNAGQGKVASFEDTSDEEWIREVQLKYFSVLNPVRAALPYLRQSSIASIANVNSLLAYKPEPHMMATSAARAGLLNLSKGLSKEFVAAGIRVNSILIGMVESGQWQRRYLDRSDPDQSWEDWLAGIARKRGIPMGRLGKPVEAARALVFLASPLSSYTTGSVIDVSGGFSQEI